The following proteins are co-located in the Paenibacillus sp. JNUCC32 genome:
- a CDS encoding aminopeptidase: MSSFEQKLERYAELAVKVGANVQPGQTLVVNAMIDAAPLVRLIVKKAYETGAKQVKVNYSDEIVNRIRYDLAPDEVFLEPPTYYAEEVTELAEQGAAFLTILSSNPDLLKGVDPERISNYQRTYGAAMSKYRQYQQADKMSWTGIAYASPDWAAKVFPDVPAGQQVDKMWDAIFRAVRADLEDPIGAWEEHIHTLQRKSDELNAKKYHKLRFTSPGTDLTIELPEGHIWAQAGSHNEKGERFVANIPTEEVFTAPLKTGVNGTVRSTKPLSYGGNIIDNFSITFENGRIVDFSAEQGQDTLTRLISMDEGSHYLGEVALVPHRSPISESGILYYNTLFDENASCHLAIGSAYAFNLEGGKTMTSEQLQASGLNTSITHVDFMMGSKELQITGITHDGKEEPVFIDGNWA, from the coding sequence ATGTCCAGCTTTGAACAAAAATTGGAACGCTATGCGGAGCTAGCAGTTAAGGTCGGCGCCAACGTGCAGCCGGGACAAACGCTGGTGGTTAACGCCATGATTGATGCGGCGCCGCTGGTGCGTCTGATCGTGAAGAAAGCCTACGAAACGGGTGCCAAGCAAGTGAAAGTGAATTACAGTGACGAAATCGTGAATCGGATTCGGTACGATCTGGCGCCCGACGAAGTTTTTTTGGAACCGCCTACTTATTACGCAGAGGAAGTAACCGAACTTGCCGAACAAGGAGCCGCTTTCTTGACGATCCTCTCCTCGAACCCCGACCTGTTAAAAGGAGTCGATCCCGAGCGTATATCCAATTATCAACGTACATATGGCGCAGCCATGTCGAAATACCGGCAATACCAGCAGGCCGACAAAATGAGCTGGACCGGCATAGCGTACGCTTCCCCTGATTGGGCCGCCAAGGTGTTTCCTGACGTTCCTGCCGGCCAACAGGTGGACAAAATGTGGGACGCGATTTTCCGCGCGGTTCGCGCGGACCTGGAAGATCCTATTGGGGCGTGGGAGGAGCATATCCATACCCTTCAACGCAAATCGGATGAACTCAATGCCAAGAAATATCACAAGCTCCGGTTCACTTCACCTGGAACGGATCTGACAATCGAGCTGCCGGAGGGTCATATATGGGCCCAGGCGGGCAGCCACAACGAAAAAGGCGAGCGCTTCGTTGCCAACATCCCGACGGAGGAAGTGTTCACCGCCCCTCTCAAAACCGGCGTCAACGGCACCGTACGCAGCACGAAGCCTTTGAGCTACGGCGGCAACATCATCGACAATTTCTCGATTACGTTCGAGAACGGGCGCATCGTCGATTTTTCCGCCGAACAAGGCCAGGATACTTTAACCCGACTGATCTCCATGGACGAAGGGTCGCATTATCTGGGCGAGGTGGCTCTTGTCCCCCACCGCTCCCCGATCTCGGAAAGCGGCATCCTGTATTACAACACGCTGTTTGATGAAAATGCCTCCTGTCACCTGGCCATCGGGAGCGCATATGCCTTCAACCTTGAAGGCGGCAAGACCATGACGTCCGAACAGCTCCAGGCAAGCGGCCTGAACACCAGCATTACCCACGTCGACTTCATGATGGGCTCCAAGGAGCTTCAGATTACGGGAATCACGCATGATGGCAAGGAAGAGCCGGTCTTCATCGATGGTAACTGGGCATAA
- a CDS encoding RNA polymerase sigma factor, which yields MSNRLQLLLAADFADLSEPIQEEIYYEFYDLVYGQILYVVRDHAAVEDIIQESFIKVITSKPKFETESKMRGWLRVVAKNSTMNYLRKNKKYRNQVDVDSVFINEEDVVVSSTNVEHQVESNLLEESIGQYLDQLKPEYKLLIEYRWKHSLTYREIAELLNTREEIVKQRLFRARESVKKMLYREWGELDEQRKIR from the coding sequence GTGTCCAACCGATTACAGCTCCTCCTTGCAGCAGATTTCGCTGATCTGAGCGAACCTATTCAGGAAGAAATCTATTATGAATTTTATGACCTCGTTTATGGGCAAATACTGTATGTCGTACGGGATCATGCTGCTGTTGAGGATATCATTCAGGAGTCCTTTATCAAAGTGATCACAAGCAAGCCGAAGTTCGAAACGGAAAGCAAGATGCGGGGCTGGCTCCGTGTCGTCGCGAAAAACTCAACCATGAATTATTTAAGAAAAAATAAAAAATACCGTAACCAGGTGGATGTCGATAGTGTTTTTATTAATGAAGAGGACGTGGTAGTTTCTTCCACGAACGTCGAACACCAGGTGGAATCGAATTTGCTGGAGGAATCGATCGGGCAGTACCTCGACCAGTTGAAGCCTGAATACAAGCTATTGATTGAGTATCGTTGGAAGCACAGCCTGACCTACAGGGAAATCGCGGAGCTGCTGAATACTCGCGAAGAGATCGTGAAGCAGCGTTTGTTCCGGGCCAGGGAATCCGTTAAGAAAATGCTGTATAGAGAGTGGGGTGAATTGGATGAGCAACGAAAAATACGATGA
- a CDS encoding DUF4367 domain-containing protein has product MSNEKYDDWFDEAFDEAFDRAASRSSLPTDNESKRQSWQQVKLQVEKLNNRKQRRRRFQLAGIIAASMAFGAFVFSQPTVTQAVSPIYQQIVDWGNGITGQIFGKKEPVDPSKALTAPPPDISPVPDNADQVPPAELVETEDVPFTDSDESLIESQKRVLFKIPEIGYIPPGFEFYEATGIAESESAPILDLHLHYKNADEKVFYIDLIDMTAERSIGLGGKVTETLKLKSGAVAYLTETNLRFLHDNDKILVNISGLFSREEFIKIANSIH; this is encoded by the coding sequence ATGAGCAACGAAAAATACGATGATTGGTTTGACGAGGCCTTTGATGAAGCCTTTGATCGTGCAGCTTCACGTTCCTCACTCCCTACGGACAACGAATCCAAGCGACAATCCTGGCAGCAAGTCAAGCTGCAGGTCGAGAAACTTAACAATCGGAAACAGCGACGCCGCAGATTTCAGTTGGCCGGTATTATCGCAGCTTCCATGGCATTCGGGGCATTCGTGTTCTCCCAGCCTACCGTCACGCAAGCCGTATCGCCGATTTATCAGCAAATCGTGGATTGGGGCAATGGCATAACGGGCCAGATATTCGGCAAGAAAGAGCCCGTCGATCCCAGCAAGGCCCTTACTGCGCCTCCGCCGGATATAAGCCCTGTCCCAGATAACGCCGATCAAGTACCGCCCGCTGAATTGGTGGAAACCGAAGACGTTCCCTTTACGGATTCCGACGAATCCTTAATCGAATCGCAAAAGCGCGTATTATTCAAGATCCCTGAAATCGGCTATATTCCGCCTGGCTTTGAGTTCTATGAGGCGACGGGAATCGCGGAAAGCGAGAGCGCGCCGATCCTGGATCTTCATCTTCACTACAAGAATGCGGATGAAAAGGTATTCTACATCGATTTAATCGACATGACGGCAGAACGGTCCATCGGCCTTGGAGGAAAGGTTACCGAGACGCTGAAGCTGAAATCCGGAGCCGTAGCCTACCTGACTGAAACCAACCTCCGCTTTTTGCATGACAATGACAAAATATTGGTGAATATTAGCGGATTGTTCTCTAGAGAAGAATTCATTAAAATCGCCAACAGCATACACTAG